The segment GTGAGAACACTAGcctctttgcagaattgggcccaaagatCCCAGGGggtgaaaaacaacaacaacaaataatccAGTGGGCTGTATTTGGCTTTCAAGTCTCCAGATGTAAATCTAGAGTCATTCCAGAACTGAGCCCagtgctcctccccaccctccagccaGGCAAAATACCCATCTTCTTTGAGTATTGTCAGTATAGATCCCAGGTCTGATCCTCCGTTGGAGGATCTGcatgagctatgctgatttacaccagctgtggatctgaccCCCTGACTCCTGGGCAGCACAGAGACCCACACCCAGGAGTTGTGGAATAAACAACAAataaactgacaatttattccaaGAGCACCCATTCCCCCCTCACTGCAGCATTTCACGCCTACTGTTTTCACTTCTCATTCATTCCTATCCCATCAGATCTGCCTTGTCTTTTTCTCTGTTCACATACACTTTTCTTCTTCCAAGGACCCTTTGAACTACTTGCCAGGGTGCTGCCAAGTCTTTCCTACTtatgttgctgctgctttttatttttttagcacaTGCCCTTTGGAAAGctgcatctgctgtttgctttCCAGCCCATGTATTTTTCAGCATTGGATGGCTCTGCCCTTCAAACCAACGGGGTTAGAAGCAATAATGATTTCATGCTGACATATGTTATTCATCATTTCATGTTATTCAGCTTCTGAAAATGCTGCACAGTTCCTGCCATCCATGCTCTGTCTACTGGAACTCCCCCCCGGGGACAGACTCCAGCTTGGGGAGGTTGATTGGTTAACATTTgggaagcactttgaagatggaaAGTGTTTTTTATAATGTGCAATGGTGCCCCAAACCTATTCATTTGCAATGAAATGTATTCTGGCTCCCCAGAAGTCGGCCCTTCAATCCCTGGGAAGCTACTGCACATGCTGGCTCTGTAGCCTTCTGACTTATTCAGAGGCAGGGCTGCTCCATCACATAGGGGATGAGCCCTAGAGGAAAAATACACAAACTGTACAAAACTCTGGCTCTACCACTGAGAtgttcagggccggtgcaaggaagtttcgcgccctaggcgaaacttccaccttgtgtccccccaaccccagcagccctgtggcagctccccctcccccgccctgaggtgccccccgcCGTGGCAGttcccccgcccggggagccgtgcggcacctccccaccccagctcacctctgctctgcctcctccccaagcacgccgcccccgctctaattctcctcccaggcttgcggcgccaaacagctgattggcgccgcaagcctgggaggcgggagaagtggagcagcgacggtgtgctcggggaggaacgctgtaaaaaaaaaattgggggcactgctttttggcgcccccaaatcttggcgccctaggcaaccgcctaccgggtagttcgccttaatggtagcaccggccttGGAGATGTTGCAAAGTTATTCTGCAgggtggtgggggaaggaggaagatctTAGGCAAGTAGATCCAGATCCACaatgtatttaggctcctaacttccactgaaatcagttaggagcctaagtacTTTGTGGGTCTGGCTATAGTTACCTGCATCCAGGCACCTCTGCAGCTCCTTGCTCACATGAGCTGCTCCATTTCCCCACCTACGGCAtgcagcctgcaggaggtccgctagCTCTGAGAATAATTCTCCTATGTGGATCTGTGGCGTTTGCTCCCCTCCAGAGCAGtagggtcccctgctttctgatcAGTGCTATGCAGTGTCCCCTCGCCATGGTTACTATGAAGAAACAGGTGTGGTCGTACTTGTCTACCTTGCATATCTTTTCCTTTGAGTTCTGAAACAGAAGTGCTGCCCAGAGGAATTCTGCATTTCttccctggctgccagggaggaACCTACTCCACACCAATTCCATCACAGATTGAGACGTCAGAAGAAAGGAGGGTGCaattcagtggcagagccaagaatggaacccaggagttctgactacgcaccccctgctccagtcactaACCCACACTTCTGTTCTTTTAATTTTTGAAGAATTAGGCCCCAATTCCCATAAGCAGCCAGGGATTTTGCGTGACTCCAACCTGAAACGACCAACGCCTCATTTTCAGAAACCCTGAGTAcgtgcagctcccactgatttcagctgcTGTTGCAGGCCCTGAGCTCTTCTGATAATCAGACCAccagtgtctcaagttgggttcCAAATATCAAGTCACCCAAAATCACTGGCTGCTTTTGAAACGTTGGGGCTTAATTTACAGAAGCGCATGTCCCGAGCTCTCTGGGCACCTTCGCAAATACATGTCTGAGGGAATGCCTTAGGAAAGGTTCCACGACTGAGTTTTATTCTAAAGCAAACACCTGCTTCACTCACCACGAGAGATCAGAGCACAAAAGGCCATGCATGCCCCATTTGCAAAACTGGGTACTCTCTGCAGAAGATGCTCATCTTCTTCCTCTTTCTGAGTAGCCCTTTACTCtataaagcagggatcggcaacctttggcacgcggctcgccagggtaagcaccctggcgggccgggctggtttgtttacctgccgtgtagGCAGGTTCGGCAGATCACGGCTCcgactggctgcggtttgccactccaggccaatgggggctgcaggaagcggtggcgaacacatccctcagcctgcaccacttcctgcagcccccattggcctgcagcagcgaaccgtggccaatgggagccgtgatcggccgaacctgccgacgcagcaggtaaacaaaccggcccagcccgccagggtgcttgccctggcgagccgcgtgccaaaggttgccaatccctgctataaaaagtcttattaatttcaatggaattatttgtggagtaaggtatCACTCAACCTGAGTAAGGGCATCAGAATCTGGTTTTACGTGAATGCAAtattctcctcctctcctttggcCTCCTCATTATTCTACATATTTAACCAGAAACAATTAATGAAGTGAGTGTACAAGGCTGATCACAGATTCCTCCCACTTGATGGAGGATTGTGATTTTACACATGCACTCAAAGGAATAGTCTATTTTATACCATTGCATCTAGCCAAACACCTTTTTTTAACAGCCTTTTGATTGAttctcagagtatgtctacattatgggattaatccgaatttatataattcgaattttggaaacagattgtataaagtcgaatgtatgcggccacactaagcacattcatttggcggtgtgcgtccatgtaccggggctagcatcgatttccggagcgttgcactgtgggtagttatcccatagctatcccatagttcccgcagtctcctctgcccattggaattctgggttgagatcccagtgcctaatggggcaaaaaacacaggtggttctgggtacagcctcacccctccctccatgaaagcaacggcagacaacgatttcacgccttttttcctgggtgaacactgcagaccccataccacggcaagcatggagcccgctcagctcaagacagcagtcatgaacattgtaaacacctcgcgcgtcctcgtgcagtttatgctgagccaggaccagaaaaacgaggcaaggaggcggcggcgacggcagcgcagcaacaagcgtgatgaggacaaggacatggacatggacacagaattctctcaaaccgcgggccccggtgctttggagatcatgttgttaatggggcaggttctatccgtggaacgccgattctggtcccgggaaacaagcacagactggtgggaccgcatagtgttgccggtgtgggacgattcccagtggctgcaaaactttcgcatgcgtaagggcactttcatggaactttgtgacttgctgtcccctgccctgaaacgccagaataccaagatgagagcagctctcacagttgagaagcgagtggcgatagccctgtggaagcttgcaatgccagacagctaccggtcagtcgggaatcaatttggagtgggcaaatctactgtgggggctgctgtgatgcaagtagccaaagcaatcactcaggtgctgctacaaaaggtagtgactctgggaaatgtgcagggcatagtggatggctttgctgcaatgggattccctatcttggcatcggagcaccagggtacccagtacataaactgcaaagggtactttttaatggtgctgcaagcacttgtggatcacaagggacgtttcaccaacatcaacgtgggctggccgggaagggttcatgacgcgcGCGtgttcaggaacactactctgtttaaatggctgcagcaagggacttacttcccggaccagaaaataaccgttggggatgttgaaatgccaatagttattcttggggacccagcctaccccttaatgccatggctcgtgaagccatacacaggcagcctggacaggagtcaggagctgttcaactacaggctgagcaagtgcagaatggtggtagaatgttcatttggccgtttaaaaggtcactggcgatcgttactgactctctcagacctcagccaaaccaatatccccattgttatttctgcttgctgtttgctccacaatctctatgagagtaaaggggagacctttatggcggtgtgggaggctgaggcaaatcgcctggctgctgattacatgcagccagacaccagggcgattagaagggcacaccaggaagtgctgtgcatcagagaagctttgaaaaccagtttcatgactggccaggctacagtgtgaaatttctgtttgtttctccttcatgaaaacctgccccctttattgactcattctctgtaaggaacccaccctcctccttcccccggcttgctttcaaaggaaataaagtcactatcgtttaaaaatcatttattctttattaattgattataaaaagagggagagaacccgggtggggtttgggaggataatcggcgggaaggaaaaggccactaaaaaaaggttaaaaaaatgacagccttttgcttgggctgtccactggggtggaatgggagggtgtacggagcctccccccgcccccgcgttCTTatatgtctgggtgaggaggctatggaacatggtgaggggggagggaggttatacatgggctgtagcggcactctgttatcttgctgccgttcctgaagctccaccagatgccggagcatgtctatttgctcacgcagcagccccagcgttgcatcctgcctcctctgatcttcctgctgccacctcttatctcgagcgtctctcctctcctcacgttggtccctcctgtcctcacgttggtccctcatgtcctcacgttggtccctcctgtcctcacgttcactggcttctttcctatactttgaaaccatgtccttccactcattcagatgagctctttcactgcgggtggattccatgatttctgtgaacatctcgtctcgcattttctttttccgacgccttatctgagatagccttcgggacggaggagggaggcttgaagaatttgcagctgctggagggagggaaaaaaggagagaattttttaaaaagatacattttgcagaacaatgcttatactctttcacggtgaccaacactattcacattacatagcacatgtgatttctgtgcaaggtctcattttgcctcttaatattgagtacctgtggctttgctgctagagatcacagacgcaggtccgggcaacagaattcggcttgcatgcggccatgataagccattgtctttcggcttctgcgccctcctttcccacataccaagcaaagcccgttgagtgctgcggttttcctgttaaccttcagcagcagaaaacaaactaaccccccccccatccaattctctggatgatcgctttatccctcccctcaccgtgtggctggtatcagggaagatccctgcaggaaccaaactaacaccccccacctcgccatgaattctctgggatgatcgctttactcctccccccaccgcatggctggtatcaggaaagatccctgctagccaaacgcaaaaagctctgggccaattccccttcccccgccacctctgtccccttaattacattcccgtatttcaaccaggttaccatgagcgatatcactctcctgaggattacacagcaagataaagaacggatgttgcttgaatgccagcaaacaccgggaccatacgctgccaggctttgtcatgcaatgatacgaaattacttgctgcaagcatggcgcggtcaagtgtcctaccatggaggacggaataaggctgcactgcccagaaaccttgtggcaaggcttttggagtacctccaggagaccttcatGGAGTTGTccttggaggatttccgctccatccccagacacgttaacagacttttccagtagctgtactggccgcgaatgcatcccaagtcctcagggcaaagtaatcattaaaaaacgcttgcttttaaaacaagttttatattttaaaaggtaaactcacctgaggtcccttccatggggtcgtggtcttggatactggcttgggagggtacttcagtcaggctgagaaaaagatcctggctgttgggtagaacggagtgctgggtgctctccgcaagctcgtcctcctcctcctcctccttctcttccccgtccgcagaatcctcaggtgtagctgatgaggttatccccgcctcggaatccacggtcagaggtggggtagtggtggcggcgccccctagaactgcatgcagctcggcatagaagcggcatgtccgcggctctgacccagagcgaccgtttgcctcctttgttttttgataggcttgtctgagctccttgactttcacgcggcactgatctgagtccctattgtggcctctctccatcatgcccttggagattttttcaaaagttttggcatttcgtcttttcgaaccaagttctgctagcactgaatcctctccccatatagcgatcagatccagtacctcccgtacggtccatgctggtgctctttttcggttatcggcctgcatggttacccgtgctgatgagctatctgtggtcacctgtgctctccacgctgggcaaacaggaaataaaattcaaatgttcgcgaggcttttcctgtctacctggccagtgcatccgagttcagattgctgtccagagcggtcacaatggtgcactgtgggatagctcccagaggccaataccatcgaattgcggccacactaaccctaattcgaaatgacaatatcgattttggcgctactccgctcgtcggggtggagtacagaaatcgattttaagagccctttattttgaaataaatggctttgttgtgtggatgggtgcagggttaattcaatttaacgctgctaaatccgaattaaagtcatagtgtagaccaggcctcagtctatAGACAACAGATCTGATTTACCTCTCCCTTACCCCTGTGTAAATCAGAGTGGTTCCTTTGATGCCAATGGAGTAACACCAGAGAAAGTGAGATCGGAATCAAGGTTCAGTGTTTTCATTGATGATCCACTAGGAAAGTATTGAGATCCACACATTGTACTAATGAGGCCTTTTCTGATTTCCATTGCTGGATAATGCAGAAAATCATACTAGACTGATACAGATTTTTATCATGGAACTAGATATCCGGGCTACAATCTGAGAATCCAGCCCACTAGAACTTCTGATAAGATCTGTTTACATAATGAAAAAGTAATTGGAGCAGTACTCAGTTGTTTCCGTTATCAAAGATTATAAAGTAACAAGAGACAGCCTCATAAAAGAACTTTTCCGTCAAAATACAAACTTTACAAGGATTCCCTGTCTACAACCTGTCTGTCCCatctactttttatttttttgtttctaaatgcCTTATGCTTGTTTGCAGAGCCATATCTACTGGCTTTACTTACCAACCCAGTTTTGTACTTTTGCTAAACCTGCAGAGACAATGCAGCTACAGCTATGGGAAAAATGAGTTGGGTTCAGTTTTGCCTCCTGCATTGTTTGCTAAATTCCAGCCCCAGAATCTTTCTTATGATATGAAAGGGCAGGGAGACAAGAACCCAGCTTGATATACATGTCTCAGATGAATTTCATGCATAGTGAGATTGCCGCTTCATTTTTAATGCATGGCTGGTGGTGAGTGGTGTGTGACAGGCAGGCTCTCAGAATGGGGATATTTGACACCACCATTGTGATGCAATTGTCAGAGTTATGTTGCAGTCCTTCTTTTCCAATTACAGAGGTCTCCATAGTGGCAGGGATCTGGGGCCGGGATGGAGTCATTCAATAACAATATAATAGCAGCACTTTGCACCTACCATCTGAAGTCCTGATATGCTTGTAACTGGGGGATGATTTCtagaacccagcacaggaaagaaTACATGTCATAAGTTCATGTGCTAAAACCCTGTACTGAGACGCAGAGGTATTTGTGCTGAGTTATCCTGAGGTTAGTCCAGGAGTTTGCAATTAGCTCCAATATGGGGGTATAAAGGAGGTTGAAGTTCCTATTTCTCTAAGGAAGAGTTAACTAGGGGAGGACCTAGTGAGGGTTTGCAGGAAAGGCCTAAGAACGGCCAAGGTTGGGGAGCACTCTGTTATCTGAGTTAGCAGGTCAATGGCAGACTtaggaacagagcccaggtccTCTAACTAGTCCCCTCCTCTAACCATTGGAACTGCTGCTTTTGCAGCATCAGTGGTGTGAAGAGGGTGTGGTGGTGCTTGCTATGGAATAATTCCACCCGATGCACATCCGGATCCCTAACCCTCTGCAGGCTTCCATACCACCTAATAAAGAGTGCGGGATCTTCAAATGTATCTGTAACGGTGAAACAGGAGTCCTCCCAGCGCATTCATCTAGGCTCTCCGGGTCAGTCGCATTGGTCCTGCGTGCAGTGCCATAGCACCTCggagccccagtcacggaccaggaccccagtgtgctaggcgctgtgcaaacacagaaccaagagatggtccctgccccaaagagcttccagtctcaGCACATTCAAAACTGGCAAAGACCTGGTAGCTCCCATCTAGTTCATTCCCCTGCCAGTGCATGATTGCTCCCTGTGATATATTTTCCAGAGCATTTACTACTTATCTAAGAGTCTTTTACAGTGCTCATCAGTGTAATACTTATGTGCTTCCCGGGTAAAGTAGATCTGCAAAGCAAGGTCCCTAATAGACTGCATGGGGTCtactgcccttttccagtctcatTTTAACTCCCGGGGTTTCCACTGTCTCCCTTAGAAGACTAAGCAACAGTGTCATCGATTTCAGTTGCATTGACTCCATTCATTTTTGAAATTCAGTCAACTGGGTAATTAGCTGACACTTGCAAAGTGGTGCATACATTCTAGCTGGTTAGATTTTTGGGTTAACAACTCAGCATTTCAATACTTTTACAAccctattattattaatgatggtAATGTATTATCTTTGCTTAGAATTCCTTAGTTTCCTTTTGTTCATTATTTCTGGGAGAAACCCCTGCACCAGCCTACCATAAATATCCTTCCAATTTCTTATTTCTTCTAAAGGTATTGATTCCATTTTAACAAAGTTTTTAGTTTGAGGAATTTCCTAAAATTAGATTTTCACCCTCTGGCCCGTAAGACCTATCGATGTATATAATTAGTGATACCTGTTATACTAACAAAACATCCTCTAATTCTTAGATGTAATAGCATAAAACTGCATTGGCCACAAGCCAGTTCTGGTTTTGTTAGTCTAAACAAAGCAGAGACCAGACAACAGGAAGAACTAAGCTTTTGGTTGTCAATTTGATTGGTATGCTTCATTAATTTTAAGTGATATCTAGTGCCATCTAGCGACCAGCAGAGAGTAAACAGGAACAATTGCATTAGTGGGGTCATGAGAACAGTTAGGTGTTGATCATGCAGGGACATTTTTACTTTCAGAAGAGGGCCCCCTTCTTATGGTGAATGACGGGGTTCAGCAACATGCAGGA is part of the Chrysemys picta bellii isolate R12L10 chromosome 2, ASM1138683v2, whole genome shotgun sequence genome and harbors:
- the LOC122172156 gene encoding uncharacterized protein KIAA2012 homolog produces the protein MQADNRKRAPAWTVREVLDLIAIWGEDSVLAELGSKRRNAKTFEKISKGMMERGHNRDSDQCRVKVKELRQAYQKTKEANGRSGSEPRTCRFYAELHAVLGGAATTTPPLTVDSEAGITSSATPEDSADGEEKEEEEEDELAESTQHSVLPNSQDLFLSLTEVPSQASIQDHDPMEGTSAAANSSSLPPPSRRLSQIRRRKKKMRDEMFTEIMESTRSERAHLNEWKDMVSKYRKEASEREDRRDQREDMRDQREDRRDQREERRDARDKRWQQEDQRRQDATLGLLREQIDMLRHLVELQERQQDNRVPLQPMYNLPPPSPCSIASSPRHIRTRGRGEAPYTLPFHPSGQPKQKAVIFLTFF